The proteins below are encoded in one region of Sporosarcina sp. FSL K6-1508:
- a CDS encoding exosporium glycoprotein BclB-related protein → ATGATGATGADGLIGPTGPTGATGATGPTGADGLIGPTGATGPTGATGLIGPTGATGAGAFIPFASGTPAVLTTVLGGLVGTTSLIGFGGSEPGVSLVGNDISTALLPLEYSFTVPQAGTITAMSATFKNTVALTLIGSTITITAQVFRAPAGSNTFSPTTAVLNLAPPLSGVIAIGSLSFASSSTISVPVAQGDRLLMVFSATAGGLSLINTVTGGASAGLTISL, encoded by the coding sequence TGCTACCGGCGCAACTGGAGCAACTGGAGCTGACGGACTTATTGGACCAACCGGACCGACGGGTGCTACTGGCGCTACGGGACCTACCGGAGCTGATGGACTTATTGGACCAACTGGAGCTACTGGGCCTACGGGCGCTACGGGACTTATTGGACCGACAGGCGCTACAGGTGCTGGTGCCTTTATCCCTTTTGCATCGGGTACTCCAGCAGTCTTGACTACTGTCCTAGGTGGATTAGTTGGTACTACAAGTCTTATAGGATTTGGTGGGTCAGAACCAGGTGTCTCTCTAGTGGGTAATGATATCAGTACTGCGCTTCTCCCACTTGAATACTCTTTTACTGTACCTCAAGCTGGTACGATTACAGCAATGTCAGCCACATTCAAGAACACTGTGGCATTGACACTTATTGGTTCAACTATAACAATTACCGCACAAGTATTTCGCGCACCAGCAGGCAGTAATACCTTTAGCCCAACAACTGCTGTTTTAAATCTAGCTCCACCATTATCGGGTGTAATCGCTATTGGTAGCCTAAGTTTTGCTTCATCTAGCACAATCTCAGTTCCTGTAGCACAAGGTGACCGCTTATTAATGGTGTTCTCTGCAACTGCTGGAGGTCTTTCACTTATAAACACCGTAACAGGTGGAGCAAGTGCTGGACTAACAATCAGTTTATAA
- the ilvA gene encoding threonine ammonia-lyase, which translates to MTKRGDGVIGNLYETARLFEAFERLTEIVHRTPCKQSETLNEWTQSEVYLKLENLQKTGSFKVRGAFNKISQLTTAECAKGLLAASAGNHAQGVALAGRKAGARVTIFMPETTPAAKVDATRKYGATVKLVGKSFDEAYKAARTEQLATGATFIHPFDDITIIEGQATVAMEMLQQQPDLDTIIVPAGGGGLLAGTALAVKTIRPTVKVIGVQAANAPAIVSAYHGRKNNPTHFLPTIAEGICVREPGKVTMDIIHNYVDDMITVSEQEISSAILFMLEREKMLVEGAAGAAIAAVLNKKLPTSSTRVGVIVSGGNFDVGKLGKCIEKCNDSVLNF; encoded by the coding sequence TTGACTAAAAGAGGAGATGGTGTAATTGGGAATTTGTATGAAACTGCGCGCTTATTCGAAGCATTTGAACGCTTAACCGAAATCGTTCATAGAACGCCTTGCAAACAATCGGAGACGCTGAATGAATGGACACAATCTGAAGTGTATCTGAAACTCGAAAACTTGCAGAAAACGGGCTCTTTTAAAGTTCGGGGAGCTTTTAATAAAATCTCCCAATTGACTACAGCAGAATGTGCAAAAGGGTTGCTAGCGGCCTCAGCAGGAAATCATGCACAAGGTGTTGCGTTAGCTGGACGAAAAGCGGGTGCTCGGGTCACGATATTCATGCCCGAAACGACTCCGGCTGCAAAAGTGGATGCAACCCGGAAATACGGAGCGACTGTCAAACTTGTTGGCAAGAGTTTTGATGAAGCTTATAAAGCTGCTCGAACTGAGCAACTAGCAACAGGTGCAACATTTATCCACCCATTCGACGATATAACAATTATCGAAGGCCAAGCAACTGTTGCGATGGAAATGTTGCAACAGCAACCAGACTTAGACACAATTATCGTGCCAGCAGGCGGAGGTGGTCTCCTTGCTGGGACTGCATTAGCTGTGAAGACCATTCGTCCCACTGTCAAAGTCATCGGTGTCCAAGCTGCAAATGCGCCGGCCATCGTTTCAGCTTATCATGGCAGGAAAAATAATCCGACCCACTTTTTACCGACGATTGCAGAAGGGATTTGCGTCAGAGAACCGGGAAAAGTAACCATGGATATCATTCATAATTATGTAGATGATATGATTACAGTGTCAGAACAGGAAATTTCATCGGCTATTTTATTCATGCTAGAACGAGAGAAGATGCTGGTTGAAGGAGCAGCGGGTGCAGCGATTGCTGCTGTTCTGAATAAGAAACTGCCGACTTCATCTACGCGAGTCGGTGTAATCGTCTCAGGCGGAAATTTCGACGTGGGGAAGTTGGGGAAGTGTATTGAGAAATGTAATGACTCGGTGCTGAATTTCTAA
- the leuD gene encoding 3-isopropylmalate dehydratase small subunit: MEPINEVVSVITPLDRKNIDTDQIISKEFLKRIERTGFGKYLFYHWRHHADGTEVEDFVLNDEQYKGSKILVAQENFGCGSSREHAPWSILDYGFNVVIAPSFADIFYNNCMKNGLLPIKLKMDEVEELLANGQQRQYAVKVNLVEQTVTGQDSKTYSFDIDPYYKEMLLNGWDEISLTFQYESQITNYEKQHQLV, translated from the coding sequence ATGGAACCAATTAATGAAGTAGTCAGCGTTATAACGCCGCTTGATCGTAAAAATATTGATACTGACCAAATTATATCCAAAGAATTCTTGAAACGAATTGAGCGTACAGGATTCGGGAAATATTTGTTTTATCATTGGCGACACCATGCAGACGGAACAGAAGTTGAAGATTTTGTCTTAAATGATGAACAATACAAAGGGTCTAAAATCCTCGTCGCTCAAGAAAACTTCGGTTGCGGCTCCTCGCGTGAACATGCGCCATGGTCGATTTTGGACTATGGATTCAACGTCGTCATTGCGCCAAGCTTTGCGGATATCTTCTATAATAACTGTATGAAAAACGGCTTGCTTCCTATTAAGTTGAAAATGGATGAAGTAGAAGAGCTATTGGCGAATGGGCAGCAACGCCAATACGCAGTGAAAGTAAACTTGGTCGAACAGACGGTAACGGGGCAAGACAGTAAAACCTATTCCTTTGACATCGACCCGTACTATAAAGAAATGTTGTTGAATGGTTGGGATGAAATATCCTTAACTTTTCAATATGAATCACAGATCACCAACTATGAAAAGCAACATCAGCTAGTGTAA
- the leuC gene encoding 3-isopropylmalate dehydratase large subunit: MAKNIIEKIWNQHIVYEEQGKPDLLYIDLHLLHEVTSPQAFEGLRLANRTVRRPDLCFATMDHNVPTRNRDAIKDPIARKQINTLQTNCDEFGIPLANMDHPDQGIVHIIGPELGLTQPGKTIVCGDSHTSTHGAFGAIAFGIGTSEVEHVLSTQTLWQSKPKTMEIRINGSLGFGVTAKDVILAIIAKFGIDMGTGHIVEFTGEAIRNLTMEERMTVCNMSIEAGAKAGLISPDETTVAYLKGRKYVPEGEAFEEAAAHWLSLATDEGAVYDTVLEMNAEEIEPFVTWGTNPSMGSGISGNVPYAKEFEMESDKDALKQALSYMGLEEGVPLTSIDIQHVFIGSCTNARMSDLRSAAKVIAGKKVHPSVTAIVVPGSRTVKKQAEDEGLDSIFLEAGFEWRESGCSMCLAMNDDVVPAGERCASTSNRNFEGRQGAGARTHLVSPAMAAASAIAGHFVDVRELQAVHV, translated from the coding sequence ATGGCAAAGAATATCATTGAAAAAATATGGAATCAGCATATCGTCTACGAAGAACAAGGGAAGCCTGATTTACTCTATATTGATCTTCATTTATTGCATGAAGTCACTTCTCCACAGGCATTTGAAGGGCTACGACTTGCGAACCGCACTGTGCGCAGACCCGACCTCTGCTTTGCGACGATGGATCATAATGTCCCGACACGGAACCGAGATGCGATTAAAGATCCGATTGCACGGAAACAAATCAACACATTGCAAACGAATTGCGATGAATTCGGTATCCCGCTTGCAAATATGGATCATCCCGATCAAGGGATTGTTCATATTATCGGTCCGGAACTTGGACTGACGCAACCTGGCAAGACAATCGTTTGTGGTGACAGCCATACATCCACGCATGGTGCGTTCGGTGCGATTGCGTTCGGTATTGGTACGAGTGAAGTGGAGCATGTTCTTTCGACACAAACGTTGTGGCAATCCAAGCCGAAAACGATGGAAATCCGTATTAATGGGAGCCTAGGATTTGGTGTAACTGCGAAAGACGTCATTTTAGCCATCATTGCTAAGTTCGGCATTGATATGGGCACCGGTCATATTGTTGAATTTACCGGTGAAGCAATCCGCAATTTAACGATGGAAGAACGGATGACTGTTTGCAATATGTCCATCGAAGCAGGCGCAAAAGCCGGTTTAATCAGCCCGGATGAAACGACTGTTGCTTACTTGAAAGGTCGCAAATACGTTCCAGAAGGGGAAGCATTCGAAGAAGCGGCGGCACATTGGCTGTCCCTTGCAACAGACGAAGGTGCAGTCTATGATACGGTTCTTGAAATGAATGCAGAGGAAATCGAACCATTTGTAACTTGGGGAACTAACCCTTCAATGGGTTCGGGTATTTCTGGGAACGTCCCCTATGCAAAAGAGTTTGAAATGGAGTCGGACAAAGACGCTTTGAAACAGGCGCTGTCTTATATGGGGCTTGAAGAAGGGGTACCGCTGACGTCTATTGATATCCAGCATGTCTTCATCGGTTCATGTACGAACGCAAGAATGAGTGATTTACGTTCAGCAGCAAAAGTAATTGCGGGGAAAAAAGTCCATCCTTCTGTTACGGCAATTGTTGTCCCTGGTTCACGAACTGTTAAAAAACAGGCGGAGGATGAAGGGCTAGATTCAATATTTCTTGAAGCCGGATTCGAGTGGCGGGAATCAGGCTGTAGTATGTGTCTCGCGATGAATGATGATGTTGTGCCGGCCGGAGAACGCTGCGCGTCTACATCGAACCGGAATTTCGAAGGACGTCAAGGAGCAGGGGCGCGTACACATCTTGTAAGTCCCGCCATGGCGGCAGCTTCTGCAATTGCCGGTCATTTCGTAGACGTACGTGAGTTACAAGCGGTGCATGTATAA
- the leuB gene encoding 3-isopropylmalate dehydrogenase, translating into MEKRVAVLPGDGIGPEVTEAAVKVLEVIARRFNHTFHVEYGVIGGEAIDKQQNPLPHETIALCEASDAVLLGAVGGPKWDQNPSAMRPEKGLLAIRKHFDLFANLRPVKAVPSLLHASPLKEEVAKDVDMMIVRELTGGLYFGEPSRRTADAAVDTLVYTREEIGRIVEKAFEIARLRRGKVASVDKANVLESSKLWREVVEEKKKAYPDVEVEHMLVDSTAMKLITNPAAFDVVVTENMFGDILSDEASVITGSLGVLPSASIRSDGFGLYEPVHGSAPEIAGLGLANPAAAILSAAMMLRYSFKMETEASAIEEAVNTVFEDGFFTADLVESGQRVLSTKEWTDKVIDELDTQFVSNSIMFSYV; encoded by the coding sequence ATGGAAAAGAGAGTAGCAGTATTACCAGGTGATGGAATCGGTCCAGAAGTAACGGAGGCAGCCGTAAAGGTACTTGAAGTGATTGCAAGACGGTTTAATCATACGTTCCACGTAGAATATGGAGTTATCGGCGGCGAAGCGATCGACAAGCAACAAAATCCGCTTCCCCATGAAACAATAGCACTTTGTGAAGCAAGTGATGCAGTACTTCTCGGAGCAGTCGGCGGACCGAAATGGGATCAGAATCCTTCAGCAATGCGACCGGAAAAAGGTCTGCTTGCGATTCGGAAACATTTTGATCTGTTTGCCAATCTTCGGCCTGTGAAAGCTGTGCCATCCTTACTCCATGCATCTCCTCTAAAAGAAGAAGTGGCGAAAGATGTAGATATGATGATTGTGCGGGAACTGACAGGCGGTTTGTACTTCGGAGAACCGAGTCGGCGTACGGCAGATGCTGCAGTGGATACACTGGTTTACACAAGAGAAGAGATTGGCCGTATCGTAGAAAAAGCTTTTGAAATTGCGCGGTTGCGCAGAGGCAAAGTGGCTTCTGTTGATAAAGCAAATGTACTTGAATCGAGTAAATTATGGCGTGAAGTCGTTGAAGAGAAAAAGAAAGCATATCCCGATGTTGAAGTGGAGCATATGTTAGTCGATTCTACTGCTATGAAACTGATTACGAACCCGGCAGCTTTTGATGTTGTTGTAACGGAAAATATGTTTGGCGACATTCTTAGTGATGAAGCATCGGTCATTACAGGATCACTAGGCGTACTTCCCTCAGCAAGTATCCGCTCGGACGGTTTTGGCCTTTATGAGCCCGTCCACGGTTCCGCACCCGAAATTGCAGGACTCGGGTTGGCGAATCCTGCGGCGGCAATTCTTTCGGCAGCGATGATGTTGAGGTATTCATTCAAAATGGAAACGGAAGCATCCGCAATCGAAGAAGCTGTCAATACGGTATTCGAAGACGGTTTCTTCACTGCTGATCTTGTAGAGTCAGGTCAACGGGTTTTATCAACAAAAGAATGGACAGATAAAGTGATTGACGAACTTGATACACAATTCGTCTCGAATAGCATTATGTTTTCATACGTTTAA
- a CDS encoding 2-isopropylmalate synthase, which produces MRQIDIFDTTLRDGEQSAGINLNTAEKLEIARQLEKFGATIIEAGFPASSPGDFEAVQRIANIVKNSTVTGLARAMKSDIETSWEALRGAEQPHLHVFLATSPIHMEYKLQKTPDQVVDIAVEAVKYARKFFPLVQWSAEDAFRSDREFLVRIINQVIAAGATVINIPDTVGYATPQEYGALFKFLKENVTGIDKVKLSAHCHDDLGFAVANSIAAIENGADQVEGTINGIGERAGNAALEEIAVALHIRKDFYGFETGINLKEIKRTSQLVSQLTGVVIQPNKAIVGKNAFAHESGIHQDGYLKNRGTYEIITPELIGDKTEPLALGKHSGRHAFKDRAITMGFDLSDDKLNEAFAEFKKLADRKKEITEDDLFVLFTDQQIQYKDVPVYELTNVQVQYGTTNTPTATVTAVEPNGETTTVAATGSGSVEAIFNTLELLVKGEVHILDYRVTSIGKGRDALGEAVVNLSINGQVSIGRDVAQDVLEASAKAYLNAINRQLIKEQSKSKVVVG; this is translated from the coding sequence GTGCGACAAATTGACATATTCGACACGACTCTTAGGGACGGTGAACAGTCTGCCGGCATTAATTTAAACACAGCAGAGAAGTTAGAGATTGCACGGCAGCTTGAAAAATTCGGGGCAACAATCATCGAAGCAGGATTTCCTGCTTCATCCCCGGGTGATTTTGAAGCTGTGCAACGGATCGCAAACATAGTGAAAAACTCAACGGTGACTGGTCTCGCCCGCGCAATGAAAAGCGATATCGAAACATCTTGGGAAGCACTTCGCGGTGCTGAACAACCCCATCTCCATGTATTTTTGGCAACTTCACCTATCCATATGGAATATAAACTTCAGAAAACACCGGACCAGGTCGTCGATATTGCAGTAGAAGCAGTGAAATATGCACGGAAATTCTTCCCGCTTGTTCAATGGTCTGCGGAAGACGCATTCCGCTCTGATAGAGAATTTCTAGTCCGTATCATCAATCAAGTGATTGCTGCAGGCGCAACTGTCATCAATATTCCGGACACGGTCGGTTATGCAACGCCTCAAGAATACGGTGCATTGTTTAAGTTCTTGAAAGAGAATGTAACAGGTATCGATAAAGTAAAGCTTTCTGCACATTGTCATGATGACTTAGGATTTGCCGTTGCCAATTCAATCGCAGCGATTGAAAATGGTGCAGACCAAGTTGAAGGTACAATCAATGGGATCGGAGAGCGGGCAGGAAATGCAGCGCTTGAAGAAATTGCAGTTGCATTACATATCCGGAAAGACTTTTACGGTTTTGAAACGGGCATTAATTTGAAAGAAATAAAACGCACGAGCCAGCTTGTCAGCCAATTAACAGGCGTAGTCATCCAGCCCAATAAAGCGATTGTCGGTAAAAATGCATTTGCCCATGAGTCCGGTATACACCAGGACGGTTACCTTAAAAATCGCGGAACATATGAAATCATAACTCCAGAATTAATTGGAGATAAAACAGAACCGCTTGCGCTTGGTAAACACTCAGGCAGGCATGCATTCAAAGACCGTGCCATTACAATGGGCTTTGACCTCAGTGACGATAAATTGAATGAAGCTTTTGCAGAATTTAAGAAGCTTGCGGATCGTAAAAAGGAAATTACAGAAGATGATCTCTTTGTCTTATTCACTGATCAGCAAATTCAATATAAAGACGTACCTGTTTATGAATTAACGAATGTTCAAGTTCAATATGGGACGACGAATACTCCAACTGCAACAGTTACAGCTGTTGAACCGAATGGTGAAACGACGACTGTAGCAGCAACAGGTTCAGGCTCGGTGGAAGCGATTTTCAATACGCTGGAACTGCTCGTTAAAGGGGAAGTCCATATCCTCGATTACCGCGTGACATCGATTGGCAAAGGACGCGATGCCCTCGGTGAAGCTGTTGTCAATTTAAGTATCAATGGTCAAGTATCTATTGGGCGAGATGTAGCTCAAGATGTTTTAGAAGCATCTGCAAAAGCCTATCTAAATGCGATTAACAGACAGTTGATTAAAGAGCAATCAAAATCTAAAGTGGTTGTCGGATGA
- the ilvC gene encoding ketol-acid reductoisomerase, with amino-acid sequence MAKMYYNQDINEGLLQNKKVAIIGYGSQGHAHAQNLNDSGFDVVVGVREGKSFDQAKQDGLEVTTVRQAAEQADVIMILLPDERQKQVYDEDIEPALKAGKSLVFAHGFNVHFGQIVPPADVDVFLVAPKGPGHLVRRTFEAGAGVPALFAVYQDVSGQTKDVALAYAKAIGSARGGVLETTFKEETETDLFGEQAVLCGGLTSLVKAGFETLVEAGYQPELAYFETLHETKLIVDLMYEGGMAGMRYSISDTAEWGDFVSGPRIVDADTKARMKDVLTDIQSGKFAREWIAENENGRPNFNAYEKSEAEHELEVVGKKLRAMMPFVNEGAKSKEEEVVGSATN; translated from the coding sequence ATGGCTAAAATGTATTATAACCAGGATATCAACGAAGGACTTCTACAAAATAAGAAAGTTGCAATCATCGGATACGGATCACAAGGTCATGCACATGCACAAAACTTAAATGATTCTGGATTCGATGTAGTAGTTGGTGTACGTGAAGGTAAGTCATTTGACCAGGCAAAACAAGACGGACTAGAGGTAACTACTGTTCGCCAAGCAGCTGAACAAGCGGATGTCATCATGATCCTGTTGCCGGATGAAAGACAGAAACAAGTGTATGACGAAGACATCGAACCAGCGCTAAAAGCAGGTAAATCACTTGTTTTCGCACACGGATTCAATGTTCACTTTGGTCAAATTGTTCCGCCTGCGGATGTCGACGTATTCCTCGTTGCTCCTAAAGGACCCGGCCATCTTGTTCGCAGAACATTCGAAGCAGGCGCTGGAGTGCCAGCATTGTTCGCAGTTTACCAAGATGTTTCCGGTCAAACGAAAGACGTTGCACTTGCTTATGCGAAAGCAATCGGATCTGCACGAGGCGGCGTACTTGAAACGACGTTCAAAGAAGAAACTGAAACAGATCTATTCGGCGAACAAGCGGTACTCTGTGGCGGATTGACTTCACTTGTCAAAGCCGGCTTTGAAACACTAGTAGAAGCAGGATACCAGCCGGAACTCGCTTATTTCGAAACATTGCACGAAACAAAACTCATCGTCGATTTGATGTATGAAGGTGGTATGGCAGGCATGCGCTACTCAATCTCGGATACAGCTGAGTGGGGTGACTTCGTTTCAGGCCCGCGTATTGTTGATGCAGATACAAAAGCACGCATGAAAGATGTCTTGACTGATATCCAATCCGGTAAATTTGCTAGAGAATGGATTGCGGAAAACGAAAACGGTCGTCCGAACTTTAATGCATACGAAAAATCGGAAGCTGAGCATGAACTTGAAGTAGTCGGTAAAAAACTTCGTGCAATGATGCCGTTCGTAAATGAAGGTGCAAAATCCAAAGAGGAAGAAGTGGTGGGTAGTGCGACAAATTGA
- the ilvN gene encoding acetolactate synthase small subunit gives MKRVITVTVINQSGVLNRVTGLLMKRQFNIESITVGHSEIPGRSKMTFIVNVEDEQKIEQLVKQLQKQIDVLKVNDITDKAIVMRELALVKVISPPHVRSEMNSIIEPFRATVIDTGKNVVTYQVTGNPEKIEAFIDLLKPYGIKELTRTGATAFVRETQKIQSPQLSILK, from the coding sequence ATGAAGCGAGTCATTACTGTAACTGTTATCAACCAAAGCGGCGTGCTTAACCGGGTGACCGGTCTGCTGATGAAAAGGCAGTTCAATATTGAAAGCATTACAGTCGGTCACTCCGAAATACCAGGCAGGTCGAAAATGACGTTCATTGTCAATGTGGAAGATGAACAGAAAATTGAACAGCTGGTTAAACAGCTGCAAAAACAAATCGACGTCCTAAAAGTCAATGACATTACGGATAAGGCGATTGTCATGCGCGAACTTGCGCTAGTGAAAGTCATTTCACCTCCCCATGTCAGAAGTGAAATGAACAGCATCATCGAACCATTCCGGGCGACAGTCATTGACACAGGGAAAAATGTCGTCACGTATCAAGTGACTGGAAATCCAGAAAAGATTGAAGCATTCATCGACTTGCTTAAGCCTTATGGTATCAAGGAATTGACCAGAACGGGTGCTACGGCATTTGTTCGTGAAACACAGAAAATCCAATCACCACAGCTATCTATTTTAAAGTAA
- the ilvB gene encoding acetolactate synthase large subunit — MNAEVQTKQAVKELAQETVFEPRQTEQPKDGSAVLIQALKNQGVDVIFGYPGGAVLPIYDALYQNPISHVLARHEQGAIHAAEGYARVSGKPGVVIATSGPGATNLVTGITDAMMDSLPLVIFTGQVANTVIGTDAFQEADIIGITQPITKHNYQVNDVSDFPRIIKEAFHIASTGRPGPVLVDIPKNIATGLFIPTSDMDAEVDLPGYQPTTTPNFLQIQKAAEAIAQAKKPLILAGAGILHAQAMDELKELVEIHRIPVTNTLLGLGSIQGNHELFLGMAGMHGTVTSNMAISQCDVLVNIGARFDDRLTGNLATFAPNAKVIHIDIDPAEIGKNVPTEIPIVADAKEALQALLNQQFKSPETEVWLTYLKESAKKFPLWYDNDEEGTILPQQALEIIHRITKGDAIVTTDVGQHQMWTAQYYSLNNPDHWVTSGGLGTMGFGFPAAIGAQIAKPEARVIAIVGDAGFQMTAQELSLLQEMRLPVKIIILNNGCLGMVRQWQETFYEKRYSQSLIPVQPNFVKLAEAYDIKGYRIDTLDEAEAVFEEALLSDEPVLIDCRVKQLENVYPMVAPGKGLHEMIGVSKR, encoded by the coding sequence ATGAATGCTGAAGTTCAAACGAAGCAAGCAGTGAAAGAATTGGCGCAAGAAACTGTCTTTGAACCACGACAGACAGAACAGCCGAAAGATGGGTCAGCCGTACTTATTCAAGCTTTAAAGAACCAGGGTGTCGATGTTATTTTCGGCTACCCCGGAGGAGCTGTTTTACCGATCTATGACGCATTGTATCAAAACCCCATTTCCCATGTGCTTGCACGTCACGAACAAGGCGCGATTCATGCGGCTGAAGGGTATGCACGCGTTTCAGGAAAGCCGGGTGTCGTCATTGCAACATCAGGACCAGGAGCGACGAACTTAGTAACGGGAATTACCGATGCAATGATGGATTCACTGCCCCTTGTCATCTTTACCGGCCAAGTAGCAAATACAGTCATTGGTACCGACGCCTTTCAAGAAGCGGATATTATCGGAATCACACAGCCGATCACAAAGCACAACTATCAAGTGAACGATGTAAGTGACTTTCCGAGAATTATTAAAGAAGCGTTTCATATCGCTTCAACAGGGCGTCCGGGACCGGTACTCGTGGATATTCCCAAGAATATTGCAACTGGGCTCTTCATTCCGACAAGTGACATGGATGCTGAAGTAGATCTGCCAGGTTATCAGCCGACAACGACTCCGAACTTTTTGCAAATACAAAAAGCGGCAGAAGCCATTGCCCAAGCAAAAAAACCGCTTATCCTAGCGGGCGCAGGTATCCTTCATGCCCAGGCGATGGATGAATTAAAGGAACTCGTGGAAATACATCGGATTCCTGTAACGAATACACTTCTTGGTCTGGGCAGTATCCAAGGAAATCACGAGTTATTTCTCGGAATGGCCGGTATGCATGGAACGGTTACATCCAACATGGCGATTAGCCAATGTGATGTACTTGTCAATATCGGGGCGCGTTTCGATGATCGACTGACAGGCAATCTAGCAACGTTCGCTCCAAATGCGAAAGTCATCCATATCGATATCGATCCTGCCGAAATCGGGAAAAATGTTCCAACAGAAATACCAATTGTAGCAGATGCTAAAGAAGCATTGCAGGCTTTGCTGAATCAACAATTTAAGTCGCCAGAAACAGAAGTTTGGCTGACATACTTGAAAGAGTCGGCTAAGAAGTTTCCATTGTGGTACGACAATGATGAGGAAGGAACAATTCTTCCCCAGCAAGCACTTGAAATTATCCACCGCATAACAAAAGGTGATGCAATCGTTACGACAGACGTAGGGCAGCATCAGATGTGGACGGCTCAATACTATTCACTGAATAATCCGGATCATTGGGTGACGTCAGGGGGGCTAGGCACGATGGGCTTTGGATTTCCGGCAGCAATCGGTGCGCAAATTGCTAAACCCGAAGCGCGTGTTATCGCAATTGTCGGAGACGCTGGATTCCAAATGACGGCTCAGGAGTTGTCGCTATTACAAGAAATGCGCCTCCCAGTCAAAATCATTATTCTCAACAATGGCTGTCTCGGAATGGTGCGCCAGTGGCAAGAAACGTTTTACGAAAAACGCTACTCACAATCATTAATCCCTGTTCAGCCGAACTTTGTGAAATTAGCAGAGGCATATGACATTAAAGGCTATCGTATCGATACGCTGGATGAAGCGGAGGCAGTGTTCGAAGAGGCCCTATTGTCTGATGAACCCGTCCTCATCGACTGCCGCGTAAAGCAGTTGGAAAACGTCTATCCGATGGTTGCACCAGGTAAAGGATTACATGAAATGATTGGGGTGAGTAAACGATGA